The Acidobacteriota bacterium DNA segment CCGCCGGCGGAGAAGGAACGCGGAGCGGCCGTCCCGACCGAAGATCCGTCCTTCCCGCCGGGGGTCGTCCCGCCGGTGCCCGGAGCCGCCGATGAGACGCCGGCAGCGCTCTTCCTCCGCGGCCAGGGCCCGCCCCACCGCCATCACCGGCGGGTCGAGCGGGATCGGCCTCGCGCTCGCCCGGCGGTACGCTCGCGAGGGGAGCCGCTTGCTGCTGATCGCACGCCGCGAAGCTCAGCTCCACGAGGCGGCGCGGGAGCTGGCCGGGCTGGGGGCGGAGGTGCGGGCGGCGGCGGCTGACGTCACCGACCGGGAGCGGCTGCGCGAGGCGGTGGCGCGGGCTGCCGCCGGCTGGCCGCCGCCGGCGCGGCTGATCTGCGCCGCGGGGCAGCTCGCCGCGGGCCGGGCGCAGCCGCTCGACGCCGCGGCGGCGCGGCGGCTTTTCGAGGTCAATCTGCTCGGGACCGCCGCCACCGTCGACACGTTCCTTCCGATGATGCTGCCGCACGGGGGCACGATCGCACTCGTCGCTTCGATGGTGGCGCGGCACCCGTTCACGGGCCTGGCGGCCTATGCGATCAGCAAGTGGGCGCTGGACGGCTATCACCGGGCCCTCGCCAGCCAACTGCGCGGCACCGGGGTCCGCGTCCTCGTCGCCTACCCGTCGATCGTCGACACGCCGATGGTGCACCGGCTCCTCGCGGAGGAGGCCGTGCCGCCCGCCGTCTACCGCGCCTGGCCG contains these protein-coding regions:
- a CDS encoding SDR family NAD(P)-dependent oxidoreductase; this translates as MRRRQRSSSAARARPTAITGGSSGIGLALARRYAREGSRLLLIARREAQLHEAARELAGLGAEVRAAAADVTDRERLREAVARAAAGWPPPARLICAAGQLAAGRAQPLDAAAARRLFEVNLLGTAATVDTFLPMMLPHGGTIALVASMVARHPFTGLAAYAISKWALDGYHRALASQLRGTGVRVLVAYPSIVDTPMVHRLLAEEAVPPAVYRAWPARDPQRVAERLARAIDAGRPRIFVSAADRAADLLLRAAPILGAALLDRLTAIRAR